Part of the Engystomops pustulosus chromosome 4, aEngPut4.maternal, whole genome shotgun sequence genome is shown below.
cctatctatctatctatctatctcctatctatctatctatctatctatctatctatctatctatctatctatctatctcatatctatctatctatctcctatctatctcctatctatctatctatctatctatctatctatctatctcctatctatcttttatctatctatttcatttctatctatctatgtgtgtgtatttattattataacaatCGGTTTCTTTCCTGTCTTTTTGTGTAGTTATTGTTGCTATTATTAGTCCTGGGTTTCCCATAGTTGGTCGGGTTTGCTGCGTTCCGCATGTCATACAGATTTCTCTCAGGTGCCGCGGTTCTTGCAGTGTATTTAGGGTCAGTAATGGATCCGTCTGCCCCCTCTCACCTCCCCGTGGAACGCGCACAAACCTCAGTCTGATCCCGTTCCATGTGCAGTCGGCATCCAAAACCCACAAGTTTTCCGAGCTAAAATAATCATTGTTTTTCATGCAGAGATTATAGAAATATTTCACTGTACTCCCCCACAAGTCTGCAGCCCGGAGGAGCTGTCACGCCTGGAGGATGGGGGTTGTTGTACATTGTGTAGTACCGCTGCTTTGGGTCGGTGTTGTCTGGTTTGGGAGAAGCTAAACGTTTAGGTTAAGGGTCGACATTAGGAAGTCACAAGACAATGAGGACAGACGATCCGACACAGAGCTGCCGTGTCGGGATTGGAGTCGGGATGAATGGATTGATCTGGATTTGCCATTAGTGTATTACCACTTAAAGTGTCAATATTTTCTACTATGTACGGAGATCCTGGCATCAGTATGCAGCACCGCCGGCCGGGGGGTACATACTTTAGATCCAGTGTCTACCTAGGCAGGACAGGGCAAGGTTAGCAAGTAAAGGCATCGGAAAAGATTCCACTACAGTACGAAGCCGTCTTTGTCTCtctggaagtaaaaaaaaaaacagatgctaCAAGAGCACCCCCTATGGGCATAAAATCATATCATCCGACAAAATTACTGTCCATCACACCGGTGGCCATAAAATGATCCAGATATCTCCATTGTATACATAACGTGACTTGTATGGTTTCCTGGCTGCATGTTATTATCATCAGGAAGATCGTGTCATAGGATTACGGATGGATTATATTATGTTAGACTAATAgcatttctttttgttttgtttttaggtctttctttttctcttattTATTCTCGAAAAAGGAAATTATCTGCTAGCGAGTGCTGGAAATATTCCACAGGTGAGAGTATACACCGGCTCTGCCGCCTCCCACTATGCATCACACCGGTTATGACCGAGCTTTTTTACACTAACCCTAATGGAATAACTCCAATCATGCACCCTAAACGACTAACCCTAATGCACTAACCCTAACCCATGCACCCTAACCAACTAACCCTAATGCACCAACCCTAACCCATGCACCCTAAACGACTAACCCTAATGCACTAACCCTAACCCATGCACCCTAACCAACTAACCCTAATGCACTAACCCTAACCCATGCACCCTAAACGACTAACCCTAATGCACTAACCCTAACCCATGCACCCTAACCAACTAACCCTAACCAATCAACTCTAATGCACCAACCCTAACCCATGCACCCTAACCAACTAATCCTAACCCACGCACCCTAACCAACTAATCCTAACCCACGCACCCTAACCAACTAACCCTAATGCACTAACCCTAACCCATGCACCCTAAACGACTAACCCTAATGCACTAACCCTAACCCATGCACCCTAAACGACTAACCCTAATGCACTAACCCACGCACCCTAACCAACTAACCCTAATGCACTAACCCACGCACCCTAACCAACTAACCCTAATGCACTAACCCACGCACCCTAACCAACTAACCCTTTCCAATTAACTCTAATGCACTAACCCTAACCCACGTACCCTAAACGACTAACCCTAATGCACTAACCCTAACCCACGCACCCTAACCAACTAACCCTAACCAATCAACTCTAATGCACTAACCCTAACCCATGCACCCTAAACAACTAACCCTAACCCACGCACCCTAACCAACTAACCCTAACCCACGCACCCTAACCAACTAACCCTAACCAATCAACTCTAATGCACTAACCCTAACCCATGCACCCTAAACAACTAACCCTAACCCACGCACCCTACCCAACTTACCCAACCAGTTAACTCCAATGCACTAACCCTAATCCACACACCCGTATGCAGTAACCCTAGCATAAAAACGGTAACCTAATAACTATGTTCCAAGAGGGAGACGCCCTACCACCATGGACCTCGGTCTCTGATCACGTCTGTCTCTTCCATGCAGGTCTTGGTTACTCTCAGGATGTTGCGGAGTCTCCTTCCACATTGCAGTTTGGCCGTCTTCATCTTAAGTTGTTCTTTCCCCGCTGACGGGAGACCGACGCAGGGGCTCAGCGGCCGAGTGTAAGAGACCTGCTCTGTCCTCATTACTTAgtgtatgtctatatatacagtatatgtatgtgttgCATGCAAACGTCCGATAATCTGCGTGCGGACCCACGCAGTGAGCGGATTGTTCCGCTTTCTATCCAGTTTGCCGTATTCTGGAATTCTTCAACTTATAGCATGCAACCTCTATGAATTATCTACACAGCTGGGAATTTGTTACAGTGTGACACGGCGAAATCTAGGACATATTTTGCTATGCACGGTCATAGTGCGGTGAGacaccgggtgccatagacgtcaatggggaccgatatgcaTATAGATTCccattacgtttgtgtgaatgagcccttaagagTAAATTCACATCAGAAATTTGTGCAAATGAAATAACACAGATGTAGATATTTTCGTAACAATCCGCCATGTTTGAATATATCCTAAGCAAGATCTCTCTCTTTGTcaaaactgatacattgtaacagactctctgtccaggtttatatacagacacacagcagATACTTGCACAAGGAGAGGAATTGAAACATCTATTATAACGTTGCAGAACTTCTTCCTATCCAACGCTGAGGTCATGGCTGAGGTCATGGCTGAGGTCATCTCTGAGGTCATCTCTGAGGTCATGGCTGAGGTCAGCCGGCGCAGCCTCCTTGTACATGTGATCACTTCTTATTGCGCCACACGTTATGATTATCGACACGTGCGCGTTGATATCAAACTCAGCCTCCCGGGCAAATCCGTCTGACACCCACATAAAGGGATTAATCCTACAGGACGGATCCTACAGCGCGGAATCAAGTGAGCACATGTAACTCTTTACAGGAGACGTGTAATTATATCTGCATGGGAGACAAGCCCCCGGCTACGCGCTCAGATAAACGCTGCATTGTTAAAAGGGAGGGAGAAGGGGTCAGACAATGCAACGGGGAGGAATACTACTCAGGCAGGACCCCGAAATCACCTCTCGAAAGATTGAATCTTTAACGAAGTTAACAAAGTTGAATGTAGTTGAAGTCCCCTGTTTAACCCTCAATGTATATGAGGGAATAACTACTAGAATACAGATATGGCTGTGTCTCGGTCGGTGGTCGCCTACAGGTAAAACTGTCTTGACCTCTGGGACCTCCACCAGTCCCGAGGCTAAAGGTGCAACATCTCCGTGACCCCTCCATTGCGTTCCTCCCCAGTTCTGCAAGAAGCTACAATGTAACCCCGACAAATGAAAGGTTCCCGAGAGGGCACAGAAGTATAAACCCTGTAGTATGAGTATACGGAAGGTTTATAGGAGCTGTAGGGGGCGTACATAGTCAGGCCTCAGTACGCCCGCTCTGGTATTCACTTTCAAGATGTTCATGTCAGATGTGAAAACGCttcagctcatcccacaaaagccatataataaaaaaactccgACATCCGGACCCATCGAATACAAGACGCCGCCGCTGGATTTACTATTGACCACATCCGACCTCAGTCATTGTTACTATGTAAAAGTTCTGCAACTTTCTCGTAGAATTTGTCCTTTTAATACCTTAAGGCAGATAATCCCTCGTAACATGGTCCGAAATCCAGGGGAGAGATTTGGGTTTTGTCTAATGTTGAATgtaaagaaaattattatttctgttaactaacagcaagcagagatcttaaaaataCAGATTTATGTAACATTACGTAGGGTATTGCTGTGATGGTTTAGATCTGTCGAATATGGATGTCCCCTTCTCGTCTAACGGCTCCTTGCTTCCTCTTGTGTAGGCGCCGGGCCGTCTCAGAACATCAGCTCCTCCACGATAAAGGCAGATCCCTCCAAGAACTCCGCCGGAGAATATTCCTACAAAGCCTCATAGAAGGGGTAAACACGGCAGAAATACGGGCAGCGCCAGATGAATCGCCACGACCGGTCCCCAGCGTCAAGAACTTTAACACCCTGCGGCTGGTGGGCGAAGAGGAGGCCGTCACAAGTCACCTGACTCAGGAGACACACAAACCTCCTAAAATTcatgggaagaagaagaaggggaaacctggaaagaggaaggagcaagagaagaggaagaggagggagcggTCAGCGTTAGAAAGTCTTCAAGACCCGCCCGGATCGGAGCTTTGGTGGGAAGAGCTGGGTATCAGGTCAGTAGTAAGAGCTGGGCATGATGGGTAATGGTTGGGTGGGTCCTACATTGGTGCATAAATAGGGGTGATGAACCTATAGGTGGAAGACTTTGGAAAATAAGGAGGATTTGAGTTGCGGAACTGGCCACCCACAACATTTACCACGAGGTTGACCAACAATCGCTAACCAATCAACCAAAATTGACAGGATAGAGCTGAGGTCTTCTGCATGTAATACAACCCATGGATGGGTTCCATCGACAATTTTAATTGAGTAGGATAGGCCGCCTAATTCTTGATGTCTAATAAGGGGTCAAGATGGTCCAAAAAGTTGGATGTCAACCTACGTGGTCCAGTGATTTCACAGCCACCTTTTTAGATTCTCATGGAGGTCTTTGGCCTCCTTAAGGCAGATTGTTCCCGAATCAGAGCTGTACATGAGTTATCTCGTAGAATCCAGGCGAGATCTTTCTTAAGCCGGAGCTTTCCATCCTCCCTCATCAACGCGTGGGCCAACGCTTTTTGTGAATTTCCGAGCAAACTGCAAATTTTACTGCAAGGCGGTGAAATTTAAGTGCATCCTGGACGAGCG
Proteins encoded:
- the PTHLH gene encoding parathyroid hormone-related protein, coding for MLRSLLPHCSLAVFILSCSFPADGRPTQGLSGRVRRAVSEHQLLHDKGRSLQELRRRIFLQSLIEGVNTAEIRAAPDESPRPVPSVKNFNTLRLVGEEEAVTSHLTQETHKPPKIHGKKKKGKPGKRKEQEKRKRRERSALESLQDPPGSELWWEELGISSQ